GGGATGCTGCGGACCCCGCGGGGCCGGTGTCTGGTCGAAGCCTGTCGGGATCCGCGGTCACCGGCGGATTCCGAGCTTTTCCGTCACGACTCTGTATCGTTCCGAGTCCTTCTTACGCAAATACTCGAGCAGACCGCGGCGCTTGCCGATCAGCATCAGGAGGCCACGCCGCGAATGATGGTCCTTCTGGTGGGTCTTGAAGTGGTCAGTCAACCCGTTGATCCGCTCCGAGAGGAGCGCGATCTGCACTTCGGGTGAGCCGGTATCCCCATCGTGCACCTTGAATTGCTCGATGAGGCTCTTCTTCTTGTCGACAGACAGTTTCATTCCACATCCCTCCCGGGGGCTCCCCCCCCAATCGCCACGCCCCCAGGGCCTTCACTTCGGCTCCGACGGGACGGGTTCGTGTGATGGACTCAAAACTCAAGGACGGCAACACTTTATCACGCGAAGGCGAGCGTCGCAAGCGTTCAGCCGGAACCTCGCCCGGAAAAGCGAGCGCGAGCGGCCTCGATGTCTCTCATGACCTGACGCTTGAGCTCCTCGACCCCGGGGAACTTCATCTCCGGCCGGATGCGGTCGAGAAAAGCCAGTCGGAGCGTCCGATCATAGAGATCACCGGCGAAATCCAGAAGAAAGGCCTCGACCCAGTACTCGTTCTCGCCAAACGTAGGTCGGTAGCCGACATTGACGACGGCGTCGGCGGCGCCGCCGTCCCACGTGGCGCGAGCGATGTAGACGCCGGCCGCCAGGGCCAGCGTCCGGTCGGGTCTCAGGTTCGCCGTGGGAAAACCCAGGGTGCGGCCCCGGCCCGCTCCGCGCAGGATGACGCCCGCGATGGTGTAGGGGTGTCCCAGGAGCTCAGCCGCCCGCGCGGCATCGCCTTCCCGCAGAGCCTCGCGAATGGCGCTCGAAGATACCGTCTGCCCGTGTACCTGGAGCGGCGGCAGCACTCGGGCCACGAAACCGAGCTTGGGCGCGAGCTCGGTGAGAAGCGCGGCGGTGCCGCGCGCATCGTGGCCGAAGGTGTGATTAAAGCCCACCACGACCTCATGCGCCCCCAGGGTTCCCACGAGCACGCGCTCCACGAAGTCCTCCGCCTCGATTCTCGAGAAGTCGAGGGTGAAGGGAATGACGAGCGCCGCATCGGCCCCGAGGCCGGCCATGCGCTCGAGATTGTCCTCGAGCGGGGCAATGGGCACGTGGGCCCGGTTCGGCCGGAGGACGGAAGCGGGGTCAGGGTCGAAAGTGCACACCACCGAGGGCACGTGAAGGGCGCGGGCGCGCTCCACCGCGGTCCCGAGGAGACGAGCGTGGGCGAGGTGGATGCCGTCGAAGACCCCCAGCGCCGCCACGCACGGGCGGAGCTCAGGCGGGTAGGACGCGAGTCCGCGAAGAATTCGCATGCAGGAGTCGATCGGGCTTCACGCGGGAGCCGCGGCGCGAGCCGATGCCGAGGAAAGCGCCGTCGGGACCATAGACGCGAAGAAGGGCCCCGTCCCCAGGCTCGGCGGCGCCCGGTACGGCAACGGCCTGCCCATGGAGAAAGGCGCGGGCGGGCGTTTCGGCAAGACGCAGCTCGGATATTCCGATCAGCGCAGAGTCGGGCGGAAGGAGCTGGGGCCAGAGGAGCCCGCCGTCACGCGCCTCCCGCACGGTCTCCCATGGCACCGCCGCCTCCAGGCGGTACGGGCCCACGCGCGTGCGCTGAAGCGAGGCGAGGGAGCCCCCCGGGCCGAGCGC
The genomic region above belongs to Candidatus Methylomirabilota bacterium and contains:
- the rpsO gene encoding 30S ribosomal protein S15, encoding MKLSVDKKKSLIEQFKVHDGDTGSPEVQIALLSERINGLTDHFKTHQKDHHSRRGLLMLIGKRRGLLEYLRKKDSERYRVVTEKLGIRR
- a CDS encoding bifunctional riboflavin kinase/FAD synthetase codes for the protein MAALGVFDGIHLAHARLLGTAVERARALHVPSVVCTFDPDPASVLRPNRAHVPIAPLEDNLERMAGLGADAALVIPFTLDFSRIEAEDFVERVLVGTLGAHEVVVGFNHTFGHDARGTAALLTELAPKLGFVARVLPPLQVHGQTVSSSAIREALREGDAARAAELLGHPYTIAGVILRGAGRGRTLGFPTANLRPDRTLALAAGVYIARATWDGGAADAVVNVGYRPTFGENEYWVEAFLLDFAGDLYDRTLRLAFLDRIRPEMKFPGVEELKRQVMRDIEAARARFSGRGSG